From the genome of Nicotiana sylvestris chromosome 2, ASM39365v2, whole genome shotgun sequence, one region includes:
- the LOC104219595 gene encoding protein ENHANCED DISEASE RESISTANCE 2-like: MGACVSTPAIPIKVRKKFPGRPRKYHGKNSSSVPKRNSDAGARVTDIAVSEFVHKTTTCRRSECSSSKFHVTQLEWHHSQIDANVLCQEDAWFDTVSIFESDSDDEFSSVHGGRVSQVKKSTIIRLSLRTSVEEEKNGFRAPRKYLLRPRAGLIIPRCTEEKPMAGSWSEIEPSTFKLRSDSFFTDKKKSPAPNASPYTPIGVDLFLCSRKISHIAQHIELPSIKGDGKLPALLIVNIQLPTYPAPMFIGDADGEGLSLVLYFKLSEALEKDISPQFQDSIKRFIDDDTEKVKGFAKDSIVPFRERLKIMVGVVNPEELVSSSTERKLLNSYNEKPVLSRPQHSFYQGPNYFEIDLDIHRFSYIARRGLDAFRDRLQHGILDLGLTIQAQKPEELPEKVLACVRLNKIDFVDHGQIPTLMSIDED; the protein is encoded by the exons ATGGGTGCTTGTGTATCGACTCCAGCAATACCTATCAAAGTGAGAAAGAAGTTTCCTGGTCGCCCTAGAAAGTACCACGGAAAGAATTCAAGCTCTGTTCCGAAAAGAAACAGTGATGCAGGAGCAAGGGTAACAGATATTGCTGTTAGTGAGTTTGTACACAAAACCACAACCTGCAGAAGATCTGAGTGCTCCAGTTCTAAATTCCATGTTACTCAGTTGGAATGGCACCATAGTCAAATAGATGCCAATG TTCTTTGCCAGGAAGATGCATGGTTTGACACAGTCAGCATTTTTGAGTCTGACTCAGATGATGAATTCAGTAGCGTTCATGGAG GTCGAGTTTCTCAAGTAAAGAAATCAACAATTATAAGGCTCTCTCTGAGAACATctgttgaagaagaaaaaaatggaTTTC GCGCACCAAGAAAATATCTTTTGCGTCCCAGGGCTGGGCTCATTATTCCTCGTTGTACAGAAGAAAAGCCAATGGCAGGAAGTTGGTCTGAGATTGAGCCCTCTACTTTTAAGCTTCGTAGCGATAGTTTTTTCAC AGATAAGAAAAAATCACCTGCTCCAAATGCGTCTCCTTATACTCCAATTGGGGTTGATTTATTTTTGTGCTCAAGAAAGATCAGTCACATTGCCCAACATATCGAACTTCCTTCTATAAAGGGAGATGGAAAATTACCTGCTTTACTAATTGTCAACATTCAG TTACCTACTTATCCTGCTCCAATGTTCATTGGAGATGCTGACGGTGAAGGCTTGAGCCTCGTACTATATTTTAAACTTTCTGAAGCTTTAGAGAAAGACATCTCTCCCCAGTTTCAGGACAGCATCAAG AGATTCATTGATGATGATACCGAGAAGGTTAAAGGATTTGCAAAAGATTCAATAGTTCCGTTCAGAGAGAGGTTGAAGATAATGGTTGGGGTGGTTAATCCAGAAGAACTTGTTTCCAGTTCAACTGAAAGGAAGCTTTTGAATAGTTACAACGAGAAGCCTGTGCTTTCCCGCCCTCAACACAGCTTTTATCAG GGCCCGAATTATTTTGAGATTGATCTTGATATTCATCGCTTCAGCTACATTGCAAGAAGGGGACTCGATGCTTTCAGAGATCGTTTACAGCATGGAATACTGGATCTTGGTCTAACAATTCAG GCACAAAAGCCAGAGGAGCTGCCAGAGAAAGTGCTAGCTTGTGTGAGGTTAAACAAGATTGATTTTGTTGATCATGGACAAATTCCAACGCTTATGAGCATTGACGAAGATTAA